In Epilithonimonas zeae, a single window of DNA contains:
- a CDS encoding peptidase associated/transthyretin-like domain-containing protein yields the protein MKIKLFSLLILLFSIKIFSQSDYILGNISNESGDKLPFASIYNLRTDQVVASDKMGNFAIAAKPTDELRIVRQGYERKVVTLTSESFSKSLEVRLVTIPIEIEEVTLAFKPTGILKKDIARLNPPAKVTILNMAMNNYMRTPMNEVPPTAKIPSAFAPRNPGEGQMNLFSIGSGGGGLLGAVAGLVTKKGESSRTTANYAEKQEFYKRVKAAIDLEYYTKYGLDEYDFDIFLAYADEQKGLSKNYRNNFNKAAIEFSLKEVFAEYLKTHNFSKKVSEG from the coding sequence ATGAAAATAAAGTTATTCTCGCTTCTTATTCTTCTTTTTTCAATCAAGATATTTTCCCAATCAGATTATATTCTCGGAAATATCTCCAATGAAAGCGGCGACAAATTACCTTTCGCAAGTATTTATAACCTTCGCACAGATCAAGTTGTAGCTTCAGACAAAATGGGAAACTTTGCCATCGCAGCAAAACCTACCGATGAACTCAGGATTGTAAGACAAGGTTACGAAAGAAAAGTAGTAACATTAACATCAGAAAGTTTTTCAAAAAGTCTTGAAGTTCGGCTTGTAACAATTCCTATAGAAATAGAAGAAGTAACTCTGGCATTCAAACCAACCGGAATTCTCAAAAAAGACATTGCAAGACTCAATCCTCCGGCAAAAGTCACCATACTTAATATGGCAATGAATAACTATATGCGAACGCCAATGAACGAAGTTCCCCCAACAGCCAAAATACCATCGGCTTTTGCACCGAGAAATCCAGGCGAAGGACAAATGAATTTATTTTCCATCGGTTCTGGAGGTGGCGGACTTTTAGGCGCAGTTGCTGGCTTGGTGACCAAAAAAGGAGAATCATCCAGAACAACCGCCAACTATGCCGAAAAACAGGAGTTTTACAAACGTGTGAAGGCTGCGATAGATTTAGAATATTATACAAAGTACGGTTTAGACGAATATGATTTCGATATCTTCCTCGCTTATGCCGATGAACAAAAAGGGCTTTCCAAAAATTATAGAAACAATTTTAACAAAGCTGCAATAGAATTTAGTCTCAAAGAGGTTTTCGCAGAGTATCTCAAGACTCATAATTTTTCCAAGAAAGTTTCCGAAGGTTAA
- a CDS encoding ribonucleotide-diphosphate reductase subunit beta, whose protein sequence is MGIFDKRVSYKPFEYPEVLQFVEAINKSFWVHSEVDFTADVQDFHSQLEPHEKNAVKNALLAIAQIEVNVKTFWGNLYQHLPKPELNGLGATFAECEFRHSEAYSRLLEVLGYNDEFLDVVKVPAVKNRIEYLGKALQHANSNDPKAYMSALLLFSILVENVSLFSQFAIILSFTRFKGYMKNVSNIIAWTSVDEQIHANGGIYLINKIREEQPDLLTESDIEAIYDLVDESIEMEGHILDWIFEQGELDKFSKKNLLDFMKYRVDDSLKKIGMKTRYNVTPEDYKPMIWFEEEVFANSMDDFFAKRPVDYTKHDKSITANDLF, encoded by the coding sequence ATGGGAATTTTTGATAAGAGAGTAAGCTATAAACCTTTTGAGTATCCGGAAGTTCTACAATTTGTAGAAGCCATCAACAAATCTTTCTGGGTGCACTCAGAAGTAGATTTTACAGCAGATGTTCAGGATTTTCATTCTCAGTTGGAACCTCACGAAAAAAATGCAGTTAAGAACGCTTTGTTGGCAATTGCGCAAATCGAAGTAAACGTAAAAACGTTTTGGGGAAATCTTTATCAGCATCTTCCAAAGCCGGAATTGAACGGTTTGGGCGCAACTTTCGCAGAGTGTGAATTCCGTCATTCCGAGGCTTATTCTAGATTATTGGAAGTTTTGGGATATAACGATGAGTTCTTGGACGTTGTTAAGGTACCAGCAGTAAAAAACCGAATAGAATATCTTGGAAAAGCGCTTCAACATGCTAATTCCAACGATCCGAAAGCTTATATGTCGGCTCTGTTGTTGTTCAGTATTTTGGTGGAAAACGTTTCACTTTTCAGTCAGTTTGCGATTATTTTGTCGTTCACGAGGTTTAAAGGTTATATGAAAAACGTTTCCAACATTATCGCTTGGACGTCTGTAGATGAGCAAATCCACGCCAACGGAGGAATTTATTTGATTAATAAAATCCGTGAAGAACAGCCAGACCTTTTGACAGAAAGCGATATCGAAGCGATTTATGACTTGGTAGATGAATCAATTGAAATGGAAGGTCACATTTTGGATTGGATTTTCGAACAAGGCGAATTGGACAAATTCTCGAAAAAGAACCTTCTTGATTTTATGAAATACAGAGTAGATGACTCTTTGAAGAAAATCGGGATGAAGACAAGATACAACGTAACGCCGGAGGATTACAAACCGATGATTTGGTTTGAAGAGGAAGTTTTTGCCAACTCTATGGACGATTTCTTCGCAAAACGTCCGGTAGATTATACAAAACACGATAAGAGTATTACAGCGAACGATCTGTTCTAA
- a CDS encoding ribonucleoside-diphosphate reductase subunit alpha, which yields MSKQNNKVMMDENIDIWWLNEESEQMLNRGYLLKGETVEGAIDRITTAAAKRLYKPELQPAFKEMIVKGWISFSSPVWANMGTQRGLPISCFNVHIPDNIEGITHKLGEVIMQTKIGGGTSGYFGELRNRGTAVTDNGKSSGAVSFMKLYDTAMDVVSQGGVRRGAFAAYLDIDHGDIEEFLSIKDIGSPIQNLFTGVCVPDYWMQDMIDGDVDKRKIWARVLESRQQKGLPYIFFTDNVNRNKPQVYKDAGLMVNASNLCSEIMLPSTANESFICCLSSMNLELYDEWKDTNAVKLAIYFLDAVLSEFIEKTEGNYYLTSARNFAMRHRALGLGVLGYHSYLQKNMIPFESFQATQFNARAFRHIKEQAEIASKELANIYGEPDMLKGYGLRNTTTMAIAPTTSSSAILGQTSPGIEPFASNYYKAGLAKGNFMRKNKYLAKLLDEKGLDNEETWRTIMLNHGSVQHLEGLTDDEKAVFKTFREISPMEIVSQAAQRQQYIDQAQSLNLQIPSTMPVKDVNYVMIEAWKKGVKTLYYQRSSSVSKELMVNFVTCSACEA from the coding sequence ATTAGCAAGCAAAATAATAAAGTTATGATGGACGAAAATATAGATATCTGGTGGCTCAACGAAGAGTCTGAGCAAATGCTTAACAGAGGTTACCTTTTGAAAGGGGAAACTGTGGAAGGCGCAATCGACAGAATTACAACTGCAGCAGCAAAACGTCTTTACAAACCGGAATTGCAACCGGCTTTCAAAGAGATGATCGTAAAAGGCTGGATCAGTTTTTCTTCTCCGGTTTGGGCCAATATGGGAACACAGCGTGGTTTGCCGATATCTTGCTTCAATGTTCATATTCCGGATAATATCGAAGGAATTACTCACAAATTGGGTGAGGTCATTATGCAGACGAAAATTGGAGGCGGAACTTCAGGGTATTTCGGAGAGCTGAGAAACAGAGGAACAGCGGTTACGGATAACGGAAAATCTTCCGGAGCGGTTTCTTTTATGAAATTGTACGATACAGCAATGGACGTAGTTTCTCAAGGTGGTGTGAGAAGAGGTGCTTTCGCAGCTTACCTTGACATCGACCATGGAGATATCGAAGAGTTTTTGAGTATCAAAGATATCGGAAGTCCAATCCAAAACTTGTTTACGGGAGTTTGCGTTCCGGATTACTGGATGCAGGATATGATTGATGGTGATGTTGATAAGAGGAAAATTTGGGCAAGAGTTTTGGAAAGCCGCCAACAAAAAGGACTTCCTTACATTTTCTTTACAGATAATGTGAATAGAAATAAGCCCCAAGTTTATAAAGATGCAGGATTGATGGTGAATGCAAGTAATCTTTGTTCAGAGATTATGTTGCCTTCAACGGCTAACGAATCTTTCATTTGCTGTCTATCTTCAATGAACCTTGAATTGTATGATGAGTGGAAAGATACCAATGCGGTAAAATTGGCAATCTATTTCCTAGACGCTGTTTTATCAGAATTCATTGAGAAAACAGAAGGGAATTATTATTTGACTTCTGCTAGAAACTTTGCAATGCGTCACAGAGCACTTGGTTTGGGAGTTTTAGGATACCATTCTTACCTTCAGAAAAATATGATTCCGTTTGAGAGTTTCCAAGCGACTCAGTTCAATGCAAGAGCATTCCGTCATATCAAAGAACAGGCTGAAATTGCTTCCAAAGAATTGGCAAACATCTACGGAGAACCGGATATGCTGAAAGGTTACGGGCTAAGAAACACAACAACGATGGCAATTGCACCAACGACATCAAGTTCTGCAATCTTAGGTCAAACTTCTCCTGGGATTGAGCCTTTCGCTTCTAACTATTACAAAGCAGGTTTGGCAAAAGGAAACTTTATGCGTAAGAACAAATATTTGGCAAAATTGTTAGACGAAAAAGGTCTTGATAACGAAGAAACATGGAGAACTATTATGTTGAATCACGGTTCTGTTCAGCATCTTGAAGGTTTGACAGATGATGAGAAAGCAGTATTCAAAACGTTCAGAGAAATTTCTCCAATGGAGATTGTTTCTCAGGCTGCTCAAAGACAACAATACATTGACCAAGCTCAGTCTCTTAACTTGCAGATTCCTTCTACAATGCCAGTTAAAGATGTTAATTACGTAATGATAGAAGCTTGGAAAAAAGGCGTGAAAACTTTGTATTATCAAAGAAGTTCTTCGGTTTCCAAAGAATTGATGGTCAACTTTGTGACTTGTTCTGCTTGTGAAGCATAA
- a CDS encoding DUF72 domain-containing protein, with protein MKFGQVADPSQIDFTLPKDHPQTKFILNQNKKDLDNISIGCAKWNKTDLKGFYPKGTKDELTYYATQFNSIELNATFYGMPTAEQVQTWKEKTPKDFKFFPKITNTVSHFRRLLNVTDVVTQFASAVLNFDEKVGMVFLQLHDNFKPKDYERLEKFVQDWPKEVPLAIELRNTEWFTDEEVFNTICELFEMNNITNIIVDTAGRRDMLHMRLTTPNAFIRYVGANADSDYARLEDWLKRLTQWKKEGLQNLYFFVHQNIEKASPLLSSHLIKKMNEEWGTEIHIPTLADSQPTLF; from the coding sequence ATGAAATTCGGACAAGTTGCTGACCCGTCACAGATAGACTTTACTTTGCCAAAAGACCATCCTCAAACAAAATTCATTCTCAATCAGAATAAGAAAGATTTAGATAATATATCCATCGGTTGTGCAAAATGGAACAAAACCGACCTCAAAGGTTTTTATCCAAAAGGAACAAAAGATGAGTTAACATATTATGCAACACAATTTAATTCGATTGAATTGAATGCGACTTTCTACGGAATGCCAACAGCAGAGCAAGTTCAAACCTGGAAAGAAAAAACGCCGAAAGATTTCAAATTTTTTCCGAAGATTACCAACACCGTTTCGCATTTCCGAAGATTATTGAATGTTACCGATGTCGTAACGCAATTTGCTTCAGCTGTTCTTAATTTCGATGAAAAAGTAGGAATGGTTTTTCTTCAGCTTCACGATAATTTCAAACCTAAAGATTATGAACGTTTAGAAAAATTCGTACAGGATTGGCCAAAAGAAGTTCCATTGGCAATTGAATTGAGAAATACGGAATGGTTCACAGATGAAGAAGTATTCAACACTATTTGTGAGTTATTTGAAATGAATAACATTACGAATATTATTGTGGATACAGCCGGAAGAAGGGATATGCTGCATATGCGACTGACAACGCCAAATGCTTTTATCCGATATGTTGGAGCCAATGCAGACAGCGATTATGCAAGACTGGAAGATTGGTTGAAAAGATTAACGCAATGGAAAAAAGAAGGTTTGCAGAATCTTTATTTTTTCGTTCATCAGAATATTGAAAAAGCATCGCCGTTATTATCGTCACATTTGATAAAAAAAATGAATGAAGAATGGGGAACTGAAATTCATATTCCCACATTGGCGGATAGTCAGCCCACATTGTTTTAA
- the glyA gene encoding serine hydroxymethyltransferase: MQDPIFELIEKERQRQTHGIELIASENFVSENVMKAMGSVLTNKYAEGYPGRRYYGGCEVVDEVEQLAIDRAKELFGVDYVNVQPHSGSQANAAIYLSILKPGDKVMGMDLSMGGHLTHGSAVNFSGIQYQVCSYGVQKETGLIDYDQMREVALREKPKMLIAGFSAYSRDLDYAKFREVADEIGATLWADIAHPAGLVAKGLLNNPFEHCHVVTTTTHKTLRGPRGGMIMMGKDFENTYGHKTPKGETKLMSAVLDGAVFPGIQGGPLEHVIGAKAVAFAEAIDSKFETYAKQVKANAQALAKSMIDLGFEIVSGGTDNHLMLIDLRNKNVNGKETEKALVKADITCNKNMVPFDDKSPFTTSGIRLGTAAITTRGLKENDMQTIAGLISEVVDDIKNENALEAVKKKVNQLMEGKELFNY, from the coding sequence ATGCAAGACCCGATTTTCGAACTAATTGAAAAAGAAAGACAAAGACAAACACACGGTATTGAATTAATTGCTTCGGAAAATTTTGTTTCCGAAAACGTAATGAAGGCAATGGGAAGTGTGCTGACCAACAAATATGCAGAAGGTTATCCTGGACGTAGGTACTATGGAGGGTGCGAAGTGGTAGATGAGGTAGAACAATTGGCAATCGACAGAGCTAAAGAATTGTTTGGAGTAGATTATGTAAATGTTCAGCCACATTCTGGTTCTCAGGCTAATGCTGCAATTTATCTTTCAATTCTTAAGCCTGGTGACAAAGTAATGGGAATGGATTTGTCTATGGGTGGCCATTTAACGCACGGTTCTGCGGTTAATTTCTCAGGAATCCAATACCAAGTTTGTTCTTACGGTGTTCAGAAAGAAACAGGTCTGATTGATTATGACCAAATGAGAGAAGTGGCTTTAAGAGAAAAACCAAAAATGCTGATTGCGGGATTCTCTGCTTATTCCAGAGATTTGGACTATGCTAAGTTTAGAGAAGTTGCTGATGAAATTGGAGCGACACTTTGGGCTGATATTGCACATCCGGCAGGGTTGGTTGCAAAAGGTCTTTTAAATAATCCATTCGAACATTGCCACGTTGTAACGACTACGACTCACAAAACATTAAGAGGTCCAAGGGGTGGAATGATTATGATGGGGAAAGATTTCGAAAATACTTATGGACACAAAACACCGAAAGGAGAAACTAAATTGATGAGTGCTGTTTTAGATGGTGCTGTTTTCCCAGGAATCCAAGGTGGTCCTTTGGAACACGTAATTGGCGCTAAGGCTGTTGCGTTTGCAGAAGCGATTGATTCAAAATTTGAAACTTATGCAAAACAAGTAAAAGCGAACGCTCAGGCATTGGCAAAATCGATGATAGATTTAGGCTTCGAAATCGTAAGTGGCGGAACAGATAATCATTTGATGTTAATTGATTTGAGAAACAAAAACGTTAACGGTAAAGAAACTGAAAAAGCGCTTGTGAAAGCCGATATCACTTGTAACAAAAATATGGTTCCTTTTGATGACAAATCACCTTTCACAACTTCAGGAATTCGTCTTGGAACTGCAGCAATTACGACGAGAGGTCTTAAAGAAAATGATATGCAGACTATTGCGGGCTTGATTTCTGAAGTGGTTGATGATATCAAAAATGAAAATGCTTTGGAAGCGGTTAAGAAAAAAGTCAATCAATTAATGGAAGGAAAAGAGCTTTTCAACTATTAA
- a CDS encoding regulatory protein RecX produces MEKKSYTFEEIKQKLVNYCVYQDRCHSEIEQKMRDFLLIPEAKDEIFLYLIKENYLNEERFTRSYIRGKFYIKHWGRTKIKMNLKQKGIIEKLISKCMDEIDADDYEKTVNKIYQDYFSKQKGLKEYQRKSKAIKHLMSKGFEYDVILDVINNE; encoded by the coding sequence ATGGAGAAAAAGTCTTATACATTTGAGGAGATTAAACAGAAACTGGTGAATTATTGTGTTTACCAGGATCGTTGTCATTCTGAAATAGAACAAAAAATGAGAGATTTTCTTTTGATTCCGGAAGCTAAAGATGAAATTTTTCTTTACCTGATTAAAGAAAATTACCTTAATGAAGAACGTTTTACAAGAAGTTATATCCGAGGAAAGTTCTACATCAAACATTGGGGAAGAACTAAAATCAAAATGAATCTTAAACAAAAAGGAATTATAGAGAAATTAATTTCCAAATGTATGGATGAAATTGATGCTGATGATTACGAAAAAACTGTAAATAAGATTTATCAAGATTATTTTTCCAAACAAAAAGGACTGAAAGAGTATCAGAGAAAAAGTAAGGCAATCAAGCATTTGATGTCCAAAGGCTTTGAATATGATGTTATCTTAGATGTTATTAATAATGAATAA
- a CDS encoding porin family protein, whose amino-acid sequence MKKIVIIYALVLFGFANAQSVKYGLTGNIHKSSIVGIHDRSKGIFGGNVGVFADFSLVTNDIYDSAWLYFTPQLEFAMFGENSKYPNKDLQKFHNNYISMPLFIKYFIKNHGYKSDIYLMAGPKLEYLITDKVSGPASLTADQEKNLNKFAYGLAVAVGVKVQENWDVFIRFDRGFSKIYPDYTKYTTYNRMLGIGINYYLGSTN is encoded by the coding sequence ATGAAAAAAATAGTTATCATATATGCTTTGGTATTATTTGGTTTTGCAAACGCACAATCGGTAAAGTATGGATTAACAGGGAATATTCACAAGTCGTCCATCGTTGGTATTCATGACCGTTCAAAAGGTATATTTGGAGGTAATGTAGGGGTTTTTGCTGATTTTTCTTTGGTAACTAATGATATTTACGACTCTGCGTGGCTGTATTTTACGCCACAATTGGAGTTTGCAATGTTTGGCGAAAATTCCAAATATCCGAATAAAGATCTTCAGAAGTTTCATAATAATTATATCAGTATGCCTTTGTTTATAAAGTATTTTATAAAAAATCATGGTTATAAAAGTGATATATATTTAATGGCAGGACCTAAATTAGAATATTTAATTACGGATAAAGTTTCCGGACCGGCATCACTTACTGCAGATCAGGAAAAAAATCTGAATAAGTTTGCATACGGATTGGCTGTGGCAGTAGGTGTCAAAGTTCAAGAAAATTGGGATGTGTTTATTCGCTTCGACAGAGGATTCTCGAAAATCTATCCGGACTATACTAAATATACAACATACAACAGAATGTTAGGCATAGGTATTAACTATTACCTGGGCAGTACAAACTAA
- a CDS encoding polysaccharide biosynthesis/export family protein, with product MSQARYEGLHIQEGDMLEIIVTALDDLAVKPFNRTTMQRTGDDGSAGGNIRLGDNEYQVTSEGYVIFPVLGNIYCKGMTKQQLKTELDTRLKEYLVDPVVTVRHTNFNISVLGDVGSPGQKTSPTEKLNVFQALALAGDMRDSANRTQVKLIRYSEESGKDVTYTLDLSEASVVNSPFYYLQQNDILYVEPDRNKQIAANTTNPNRALFLQLMGVVLGLVTFVIALAK from the coding sequence GTGTCTCAGGCTCGCTATGAAGGACTTCATATTCAGGAAGGTGATATGCTAGAGATTATTGTAACGGCTTTAGATGACCTGGCTGTTAAGCCATTTAACAGAACTACGATGCAGCGAACAGGGGATGATGGTAGCGCAGGAGGTAATATTCGTTTAGGTGATAATGAATATCAGGTTACCTCTGAGGGGTATGTTATTTTTCCTGTTTTGGGTAATATCTATTGCAAAGGGATGACAAAGCAACAACTGAAGACAGAGTTGGATACCCGTTTAAAAGAATATTTGGTAGATCCGGTAGTTACGGTAAGACATACCAATTTTAATATTAGTGTTTTAGGAGATGTAGGTAGTCCTGGCCAGAAAACTAGTCCCACAGAGAAGCTGAATGTTTTTCAAGCATTAGCGTTAGCTGGTGATATGAGAGATTCTGCTAACAGAACACAGGTTAAATTGATTCGTTATTCAGAAGAATCTGGCAAAGATGTAACTTACACACTGGATCTTTCAGAAGCTTCTGTAGTCAATTCCCCTTTCTATTATCTACAGCAGAATGACATTTTATATGTAGAACCAGATCGTAATAAGCAGATTGCTGCTAATACAACCAACCCAAATAGGGCATTGTTTTTACAGCTTATGGGCGTTGTCTTAGGATTAGTTACATTTGTCATTGCACTTGCTAAATAA
- a CDS encoding GumC family protein, producing MELMDSQPAVRKKKMNVKKEVFKYLRYWYWILLSMLVFYAAARIYLRYTTPQYLSKTTLQFPQSKTKGGVPLSDLTTLGNGLGGDIELQGEATAILSKPILAKVVEQLNLNVSFFGVGTIKEAELYTSSPLVAQIASISNPKFTKAAYVVSPTGKNTYTLSEGPLLKGKSQFRFGELAELPFGKVKISLKAGRKSFESIKVVFTSTSNLVSSLENGVSVLLPPNKGLMMELSLTGEVPGKSEDILNKLTEQYRLEGVKDRSLEAQNTQDFINGRLEIISNDLSGIEGEKEIFKRTNEITDLDTQANMAVTNANTNNQQLVTYATQLDLVNSIYNLTSSERLLPSNMGLSSVTEGYIAKYNDMLLTKNKTLKQATVQNPSVIQLNREILEIRDLIRQNMMESKAALQIQIAQLQGQLAADRTKIYNYPTQEKVFRGIERQQNLKEQLYIYLLQKREENAITLAVAAPIAKVINPAYTIGIVKPNKEQITLGALLAGLLLPLIILYATYASDNKVHTKDDLQTRIHNASVIAEITENDDEVALLKQNDFTVFAESFRILTSNLKFLLRSKESDNKSSVILVTSSIKGEGKTTVAMNTALTLAGSSKVLIIGADIRNPQLHRFVKENKTGLTDYLVSDDISPESYIKSSGLHDNLDVLFSGAIAPNPNDLLDMHKFDEMIINLKETYQYIIFDSAPVMLVSDTLHLTEISDVILYVIKSNYTDNTMLDFAQEFKDSHNIRNISFVLNNVKPEDSRYGNKYGYGYYSDVKGKK from the coding sequence ATGGAGTTAATGGATAGCCAGCCGGCTGTAAGAAAGAAGAAGATGAATGTCAAAAAAGAGGTCTTCAAATATCTCCGTTATTGGTACTGGATTCTTCTTAGTATGCTGGTTTTTTATGCCGCCGCAAGGATTTATTTGCGTTATACAACACCACAGTATCTTTCCAAAACTACCTTACAGTTTCCGCAGTCTAAAACCAAGGGAGGGGTTCCGCTTAGTGATTTAACTACCTTAGGCAATGGTCTCGGAGGTGATATTGAATTACAGGGCGAGGCTACCGCTATTTTATCAAAGCCAATATTGGCGAAAGTTGTGGAACAACTTAATCTGAATGTTAGCTTTTTTGGCGTTGGTACCATCAAGGAGGCTGAGCTTTATACTTCTTCACCATTGGTGGCACAGATAGCTTCCATTTCAAATCCTAAATTTACGAAGGCAGCTTATGTCGTCTCGCCGACAGGTAAAAATACATATACACTTTCCGAAGGTCCGTTGTTAAAAGGTAAAAGCCAATTTCGTTTTGGAGAATTAGCCGAGTTGCCTTTTGGTAAGGTAAAAATTTCTCTTAAAGCTGGTAGAAAATCTTTCGAATCCATAAAAGTCGTTTTTACAAGCACGTCTAATTTAGTTTCTTCACTGGAAAATGGTGTGTCTGTTTTACTGCCTCCTAACAAAGGTTTGATGATGGAATTGAGTCTTACCGGAGAAGTACCAGGCAAGTCAGAGGATATTTTGAATAAGCTTACAGAGCAATATAGATTAGAGGGAGTGAAAGATCGTAGTCTGGAAGCGCAGAATACCCAGGATTTTATTAATGGTAGATTAGAAATCATCTCTAATGATCTTTCTGGTATTGAGGGAGAGAAGGAGATATTCAAACGGACCAATGAGATTACAGATTTGGATACCCAGGCTAATATGGCGGTAACTAATGCTAATACTAATAATCAGCAATTAGTTACTTATGCAACCCAGCTGGATTTGGTCAACTCTATTTATAATTTGACTTCTTCAGAAAGATTATTACCTTCTAATATGGGTTTGTCAAGTGTTACTGAGGGTTATATTGCGAAGTATAACGATATGTTGCTTACAAAAAATAAGACCCTTAAACAGGCTACGGTACAAAACCCATCAGTCATTCAGTTGAACAGAGAAATTTTGGAAATCCGTGATTTAATTCGCCAGAATATGATGGAGTCAAAAGCTGCATTACAAATTCAGATTGCTCAGCTTCAGGGACAATTAGCCGCAGATCGTACAAAGATTTACAATTATCCAACACAAGAAAAGGTATTTAGAGGGATAGAACGCCAGCAAAATCTAAAGGAGCAGCTATATATTTATCTTTTGCAGAAAAGGGAAGAGAATGCTATAACATTAGCAGTAGCGGCACCAATAGCGAAAGTAATTAATCCGGCATACACCATTGGTATTGTAAAACCAAATAAAGAGCAGATTACTTTGGGAGCTTTGTTAGCAGGTCTACTATTACCGCTGATAATCTTATATGCAACCTATGCCTCGGACAACAAGGTGCATACCAAAGATGATTTGCAAACTCGTATCCATAATGCATCGGTCATCGCAGAGATTACCGAAAATGATGACGAGGTAGCATTGCTAAAGCAGAATGACTTCACAGTATTTGCAGAATCATTCCGAATTCTTACCTCTAATCTCAAATTTTTACTGAGATCTAAAGAGAGTGATAACAAAAGTTCTGTTATTTTGGTAACCTCATCTATTAAGGGCGAAGGTAAAACCACAGTGGCAATGAATACGGCATTGACATTAGCAGGGTCTTCCAAAGTACTAATAATAGGAGCTGATATTAGAAATCCTCAGCTTCATAGATTTGTAAAAGAAAACAAAACCGGACTCACAGACTATTTGGTGTCAGATGATATCTCACCAGAATCTTATATTAAATCTAGTGGTCTGCACGACAATTTGGATGTTTTGTTTAGTGGTGCTATTGCTCCTAATCCTAATGATTTATTGGATATGCACAAATTTGATGAGATGATTATCAATCTTAAGGAGACATACCAATATATTATTTTTGATTCTGCACCTGTGATGCTGGTTAGTGATACATTGCATCTCACTGAGATTTCAGATGTAATTTTATATGTTATAAAATCCAATTATACCGATAATACGATGCTGGATTTTGCGCAGGAATTTAAGGATTCTCACAATATTAGAAATATTTCCTTCGTCTTGAATAACGTAAAACCGGAGGATAGCCGTTATGGTAATAAATATGGCTATGGTTATTATTCAGACGTAAAAGGAAAAAAATAA